In a single window of the Synechococcus sp. WH 8016 genome:
- a CDS encoding aspartate carbamoyltransferase catalytic subunit: MSGWSHRHVLDLAAFSRDDYATVLELAHRFRSMPVTGARKLPALQGRLVATLFFEPSTRTRSSFELAAKRLSADVQSFSPSSSSLSKGESLLDTARTYVAMGADVLVIRHRCTDVPAQLAHELDQAGERTVVLNGGDGQHSHPSQGLLDLYTLAHHFDPHRPQPEALQGKRIGIVGDVLHSRVARSNLWALSACGADVVLCGPPSLVPDAFADFLHAPPPGQAVDPVPQRGRLQISRNLDECLSGADAVMTLRLQQERMTDHLLTDLDRYHRDYGLTHERLRRCSFSGPVLHPGPVNRGVEMSGALLDDRSICLVEDQVRNGIPIRMALLYLMAASDPVADSSRAASPS; this comes from the coding sequence ATGAGTGGGTGGTCGCACCGGCATGTGCTCGATTTGGCGGCGTTCTCGCGAGACGACTACGCCACCGTGCTCGAGCTTGCCCATCGTTTTCGCTCGATGCCGGTGACGGGCGCTCGCAAACTCCCGGCGTTGCAGGGCCGATTGGTGGCCACCTTGTTTTTTGAGCCCAGCACGCGTACGCGCAGCAGCTTTGAGCTGGCCGCTAAGCGCTTGTCTGCTGATGTGCAGAGTTTTTCCCCGTCGAGCAGCTCTCTGAGCAAAGGCGAATCCCTGCTCGATACAGCGCGCACCTATGTCGCGATGGGGGCGGATGTGCTGGTGATCCGTCATCGCTGCACGGATGTCCCCGCCCAGCTGGCCCATGAGTTGGATCAAGCCGGCGAGCGCACCGTTGTGCTGAATGGGGGGGATGGTCAGCACAGTCACCCCAGCCAGGGTTTGCTCGACCTCTATACGCTCGCGCACCATTTCGATCCCCATCGCCCTCAACCCGAGGCCTTGCAGGGCAAGCGCATTGGGATTGTTGGCGATGTGTTGCATTCGCGCGTAGCGCGCTCCAACCTCTGGGCTCTCAGTGCCTGCGGCGCGGATGTGGTGCTGTGCGGGCCGCCCAGTCTTGTGCCCGATGCCTTCGCAGACTTCTTGCATGCTCCTCCGCCTGGGCAAGCGGTTGATCCTGTCCCTCAGCGTGGAAGGCTGCAGATCAGCCGCAACCTGGATGAATGCTTGTCGGGTGCGGACGCTGTGATGACGTTGCGTTTACAACAAGAACGCATGACCGATCATCTGCTCACGGATCTGGATCGCTATCACCGTGACTATGGGCTCACCCATGAGCGGTTGCGACGCTGCTCTTTTTCAGGCCCTGTGCTGCATCCAGGCCCTGTGAATCGTGGGGTTGAAATGAGCGGTGCCCTCTTGGATGACCGCTCGATCTGCTTGGTGGAGGATCAAGTTCGCAATGGAATCCCGATCAGGATGGCGCTGCTTTATTTGATGGCGGCGTCTGATCCTGTGGCGGATTCATCGCGGGCTGCTTCGCCATCCTGA
- a CDS encoding DNA-3-methyladenine glycosylase yields the protein MVGPELIGCLLVKRQLSGELLWGVIVETEAYSQDEPACHGYLRRSPQNETLFGEPGRFYVYVSYGIHHCVNVVTDRSDWANGVLLRAVAMPGEPERVAAGPGLLSRRFEISRVHDNSSACGENELWLAPRPSVLNSLELVTTTRIGISQAQDLPWRWYKRASRSVSRRAKGDRMPALNQAFIPPLEWQR from the coding sequence GTGGTGGGACCTGAGTTGATTGGCTGTTTATTAGTGAAACGCCAACTTTCTGGGGAGTTGCTGTGGGGCGTGATTGTGGAGACGGAGGCGTATTCCCAGGATGAGCCTGCCTGCCACGGCTATCTCCGCCGCTCACCGCAAAACGAAACCCTGTTTGGCGAGCCAGGGCGGTTTTATGTGTATGTGAGCTATGGCATCCACCACTGCGTGAATGTGGTGACGGATCGCAGTGATTGGGCCAATGGTGTGTTGCTTCGTGCTGTTGCCATGCCTGGCGAGCCTGAACGGGTTGCGGCGGGGCCTGGTTTGCTGTCCCGTCGTTTTGAAATCAGCCGCGTTCATGACAACAGCTCCGCCTGTGGCGAGAATGAACTGTGGTTGGCCCCAAGGCCCTCCGTTCTCAACAGCCTTGAGCTTGTGACCACCACGCGGATCGGAATCTCTCAGGCCCAGGACTTGCCCTGGCGTTGGTACAAGCGGGCCTCCCGCAGCGTGAGCCGGCGTGCCAAAGGTGATCGGATGCCTGCTTTGAACCAGGCGTTCATTCCACCGCTGGAGTGGCAGCGATGA
- a CDS encoding Nif11-like leader peptide family natural product precursor: protein MSEEQLQAFLEKVQGDTSLQEKLKAAADANAVTAIAKEAGFIISADDLTKAQSELSERELEGVAGGNKNELITGWLCDWGWG, encoded by the coding sequence ATGTCAGAAGAGCAACTCCAAGCGTTCCTTGAAAAGGTTCAAGGCGACACCAGCCTTCAGGAGAAACTCAAAGCAGCTGCTGATGCCAATGCTGTTACTGCGATTGCAAAAGAAGCAGGTTTCATTATTTCTGCTGATGATCTAACTAAGGCTCAATCCGAACTTTCAGAACGAGAGCTGGAAGGCGTAGCTGGAGGGAACAAGAATGAGCTGATTACTGGGTGGCTATGCGACTGGGGCTGGGGCTAA
- a CDS encoding transposase, with protein MGRSSRRLPLGHSFHITLRCNSRQFLIAKGLRRDVLLAVLAKAQGKVPHRLYAVCLMANHLHLLIKPDDARQLPKLMHWFGWYSAMALNRLSGRCGHFWEARYYATAIAPKDHRRVLNTLRYIHANPKAAGIRKGFYDPYSNYGHYDRLASDGISEWHPSFLQLAPTLEGCSKRYERFCQKYCHHAKGAPKCHWGSRMLKRLVEKGRSSQSRKSRVSPGQQKLPFAFDIRLNQIPEEWHQFAVRFRRANGIRDGDQIFKLW; from the coding sequence ATGGGTCGATCATCTCGTCGGCTTCCTCTAGGACATTCCTTTCACATCACGCTCAGATGCAACAGCCGTCAGTTTTTGATTGCTAAGGGATTGAGGCGTGATGTGCTTTTAGCAGTGCTCGCCAAGGCACAAGGCAAGGTGCCCCACAGGTTGTATGCCGTTTGTTTGATGGCAAATCACCTGCACCTGCTTATCAAACCTGATGATGCACGCCAACTGCCAAAGCTGATGCACTGGTTTGGCTGGTATTCAGCAATGGCACTCAACCGCCTGAGTGGTCGTTGCGGGCACTTTTGGGAAGCCAGGTATTACGCCACTGCCATTGCGCCTAAAGACCACAGGCGAGTGCTCAACACCTTGCGGTATATCCACGCCAATCCAAAGGCAGCAGGAATAAGAAAAGGGTTTTATGACCCCTATTCCAACTATGGGCACTACGACAGATTGGCGAGTGATGGCATCAGCGAATGGCACCCAAGTTTCCTGCAACTGGCGCCAACATTGGAGGGATGCTCCAAGCGTTATGAGCGTTTCTGCCAGAAGTATTGTCATCACGCCAAAGGTGCTCCCAAGTGCCACTGGGGCTCACGGATGCTGAAACGGCTGGTTGAAAAAGGTAGAAGCAGTCAAAGCAGGAAGAGCCGGGTCTCACCAGGACAGCAGAAGTTACCCTTTGCATTTGATATTCGGCTCAATCAAATACCAGAGGAGTGGCATCAGTTTGCGGTGAGATTTAGACGAGCCAATGGCATTCGTGATGGTGATCAAATCTTCAAGCTGTGGTGA
- a CDS encoding TolC family protein: MLPTKSVELKTGDNNKTTREPISNLVQKIPETDSDQLVSRLERLQDNTKNNSIAINIEEAIALGVKNNPDLEVAFRDIQALEWQLIAAKRRWFPKLSLNGGQPFTGYRWETFVENNYAEKRDLSTTQTTSETYSTQARATVSWDFLDLSRQADINAAEDKLRRQKLLFNVSARNLILRIQQDYYAIQSSAQLIESFKAIYAINRQQLNIQKARQAIGMSTILDVAQTESQLFSQLNQLVGYTQSYNIQAGRLAQSLALPPGKLAIPNKEAAPQGIWTQDLNQTIDEALKQREEVLASIAAAEAAEWEGIAALRKYLPVFSIQADGNLDLTNRFQTTLITEQPRTNRINDRERWSGAIGIGFRWNAFDGGISAANAQSQFAQSRKFLAEASLSKLEITQQVQSSYSQMETARIGIKSAEQAYRSAEIAQEAARARLDVGVGDIFSVVQAIGLLSSAAVQKSQSTLNYNNSIAELYRYSANWPLDSYKDVELRVKTNNQTTKP; the protein is encoded by the coding sequence GTGCTGCCAACAAAATCGGTAGAACTAAAGACAGGTGATAATAACAAAACAACAAGAGAACCAATTAGTAATCTTGTTCAAAAGATTCCAGAAACTGACTCAGATCAACTCGTCAGCAGGCTGGAAAGACTACAAGACAACACAAAAAACAACAGTATTGCCATTAATATTGAAGAGGCGATTGCACTTGGAGTAAAAAACAATCCAGACTTAGAAGTTGCTTTTAGAGACATACAAGCTCTTGAATGGCAACTCATCGCAGCAAAGAGAAGATGGTTCCCTAAGCTTAGTCTCAACGGTGGACAACCATTCACAGGGTATCGATGGGAGACATTTGTAGAAAACAACTATGCCGAAAAGAGGGACCTCTCGACCACCCAAACCACATCAGAAACTTACAGTACACAGGCAAGGGCAACTGTCAGCTGGGACTTTCTTGATCTCAGCAGACAAGCAGACATCAATGCAGCAGAAGATAAATTAAGAAGGCAAAAACTATTATTCAACGTAAGCGCAAGAAATCTAATTTTAAGAATCCAACAAGATTATTATGCCATTCAAAGCAGCGCTCAACTAATAGAAAGCTTTAAGGCAATCTATGCCATCAACAGGCAACAATTAAATATTCAAAAAGCAAGACAAGCGATTGGAATGTCAACAATACTTGACGTAGCGCAAACAGAATCCCAACTCTTCTCTCAGCTCAATCAACTTGTAGGCTATACGCAAAGTTACAACATACAAGCTGGAAGACTGGCTCAAAGCCTTGCACTTCCACCTGGAAAACTTGCAATTCCAAACAAGGAAGCTGCTCCTCAAGGGATATGGACACAAGATTTAAATCAGACCATTGATGAAGCACTGAAACAACGCGAAGAAGTACTTGCAAGCATTGCAGCAGCAGAAGCTGCAGAATGGGAGGGGATTGCAGCACTTAGGAAATACCTACCAGTCTTTTCGATTCAAGCAGATGGCAATCTAGATCTCACCAATCGATTTCAAACTACACTCATCACAGAACAACCACGAACAAATCGAATTAATGATAGAGAAAGATGGTCAGGAGCCATTGGCATTGGTTTTCGATGGAATGCATTCGATGGAGGAATTAGTGCAGCAAATGCACAATCACAATTCGCCCAGAGCCGCAAATTCCTCGCTGAAGCAAGCTTATCAAAATTAGAAATCACCCAGCAGGTTCAATCAAGTTATAGTCAAATGGAAACCGCACGGATAGGGATCAAAAGCGCGGAGCAGGCCTATCGCAGTGCGGAAATCGCCCAAGAAGCAGCAAGAGCACGATTGGATGTGGGCGTAGGAGATATTTTTAGCGTTGTACAAGCGATTGGTCTTCTTTCTAGTGCAGCAGTACAAAAATCACAATCTACTCTGAACTACAACAACTCGATTGCTGAACTTTATCGTTATTCGGCAAATTGGCCTTTAGATAGCTATAAAGATGTGGAGTTAAGAGTCAAAACAAATAACCAAACAACCAAGCCATGA